GGCCCACGACAAGCCGCCGCGTCGCGTCGAGCACCGCCGCCTCGGAGCCGCCGTCGAGCCGTGCGGTGGGCTCGTCGAGCAGCAGGATCGGCGCGTCCCGTACGAACGCGCGGGCCAGCGCCACCCGCTGCCGCTGCCCGCTGGACAGGCCGTGCCCCCGCTCGCCGAGCACCGTGTCCAGCCCGTCGGGCAGGGCGTCGACCACCTCGTCCAGCGCGGCCGCCTTGACCGCCATCCGCACCGCCTCGTCCGGGGCGCCGGGCGCGCCGAGCCGGATGTTGTCGGCGAGCGACGCGGCGAACAGGTGGGCCCGCTGCGGCACCCAGGCAAGCCGCTGCCGCCATGCGTCAAGGTCGAGCGTGGCCAGGTCGACGCCGTCGACGAGCACCCGCCCCTCGGTTGGCCGCACGAAGCCGAGCAGCAGCCCGAGCAGCGTGCTCTTGCCCGCACCGCTCGGCCCGATGATCGCCACCCGCTCGCCGGCCCGGACGGTCAGCGAGACGTCCCGGAGAGCGACCGTGCGTTCGTACTCGACCGTGACCGACTCGAGCCGGATCTCCCGCACCGCGCCCGGCGCCACGCCGGCGCGCTCGGAGACCTCCACAGTGGAGAGCGACAGCGCGGCGTCCAGCGCGGTCAGCCCTTCCATGCTCGCGTGGAATCGGGCGCCGGCCGCGCGCAGCGGCAGGTACGCCTCGGGGGCGAGCAGCAGCACCAGCAACGCCGTCTCCAGCCCCACGCCACCCTGCAGCAGCCGGAGGCCGATCGGCACCGCGACCAGCGCCACCGAGAGCGTCGCGACAAGCTCGAGCACCATCCCGGAGAGGAAGGCGATCCGCAGGGTACGCATCGTGGCCGCGCGGTGCTCGTCGGCCATCCGGTGGACCACCTCGACCTGCGCCCGCT
The window above is part of the Phytohabitans houttuyneae genome. Proteins encoded here:
- the cydD gene encoding thiol reductant ABC exporter subunit CydD, which produces MSRRPFDPRLLRRVPATRRQFAALGLLGVAAALIVIAQATTLAALLAGAAGGRLDRAALAGFVAAVAARAGVVWGQGVVAARAAATVKAALRGELLAAVGRRGPGWVAGQRAGEIATLAGRGLDALDAYFTGYLPQLVLGVTVPVAVLGRMVFADWSSALIVAVTLPLIPIFGALLGWQTEAATKRQWRRLSLLGGHFLDMVSGLPTLRAFGRERAQVEVVHRMADEHRAATMRTLRIAFLSGMVLELVATLSVALVAVPIGLRLLQGGVGLETALLVLLLAPEAYLPLRAAGARFHASMEGLTALDAALSLSTVEVSERAGVAPGAVREIRLESVTVEYERTVALRDVSLTVRAGERVAIIGPSGAGKSTLLGLLLGFVRPTEGRVLVDGVDLATLDLDAWRQRLAWVPQRAHLFAASLADNIRLGAPGAPDEAVRMAVKAAALDEVVDALPDGLDTVLGERGHGLSSGQRQRVALARAFVRDAPILLLDEPTARLDGGSEAAVLDATRRLVVGRTALMVAHRPALLAEADRVIRVADGRVVSLAEAAA